Part of the Spirochaetia bacterium 38H-sp genome, ATGAAGCTCTAAGTGCAAAATTGATTCTCTCTGACTCTATAGCAACTACCCTGGAAAAATACAAGATAAATCCTGTTCTTGTTGCCGCAATAATCGATAAAAATATGAGTCCTGACAAAATCAGAAGAGAAATACTTGTATTTTTCCGTTCTCTGTTATCCGGTGTTTTGGATCCGGACAAACTTGATTATCTTACAAGAGATGCTTTTTTCTGCGGTCTACCATACGGTATACAGGACCTTGATTTTGTTCTCACATGTCTGAGATACACAGAAGAAGATGGCCTTTATTATCCTGCAATATCGAATACCGGAATAGGCTCCATAGAACATATACTCTTTGCAAAATATCTCATGTACCGTTCCGTGTATTGGCATAGAAAAGTAAGAAGCGCAACAGCAATGATAAAAAAAGCAATAATGCTGGCCTTTGCAGAAGAGAACGCAGAGTTGAGCCCAGAGAATCTGTATTATAAAGATGACCAAGGTTTTATTTTGCTTTTTGAAAAAAAAGGAATCCCCCAGGAGGCAAAAGAACTGGTATGGAGAGTACAGCACAACAGGCTTTATGATATTGCACTTGAGATTCCTTTTGAGTCGGATAAACATAGCGCACTAGAAAGTATCGTATACAGAATAAATCTGGAAAAAGAATTGTCAGATAAAACAGGCATACAAAATCTGATAATAGATGTACCTGAGGCAGTAAATTTTGAGGATTCTGTCAGAATAATATCGGACGGAGACGACAAAGTAAAAGATTTTATCACAGCTAAGACTGTTTTTGATAAAAATACGATAAAATCGTTTACAGGAAATCTCAGATACATCAGACTGCTTATTCCCAATAAAGAAGAAAATCATAAGATAAAATTTGAGGAGATTGTGAGTGAACTCAAGTAATTTTGGCGAGATCGAAAATCTTTTTAAATACAACAATCCT contains:
- a CDS encoding HD domain-containing protein: MNMSSTYKLIEDIRKDLKEIIRDPLWKNIHVPPVIKELLQLESVQRLNRIKQLGPSYLVYPGATHNRLIHSLGVFYVASRMLENILLYPYAVNNILEINKYDAMAFLVAAFLHDIGHFPYTHSLKDLIIEGKVIEEHEALSAKLILSDSIATTLEKYKINPVLVAAIIDKNMSPDKIRREILVFFRSLLSGVLDPDKLDYLTRDAFFCGLPYGIQDLDFVLTCLRYTEEDGLYYPAISNTGIGSIEHILFAKYLMYRSVYWHRKVRSATAMIKKAIMLAFAEENAELSPENLYYKDDQGFILLFEKKGIPQEAKELVWRVQHNRLYDIALEIPFESDKHSALESIVYRINLEKELSDKTGIQNLIIDVPEAVNFEDSVRIISDGDDKVKDFITAKTVFDKNTIKSFTGNLRYIRLLIPNKEENHKIKFEEIVSELK